In the Flavobacterium sp. 90 genome, AACGGATTTTATCAGCTTAATCTTGTCATTTCGGAACGAGAGCCGAGCAATAGCAACAGACGAAGTAAATCTTGGCGAGTAGCTCGACAATGATTGACAATATACTTTATGGAGTTTCTTGCGGAGATCCCTCGTTCCTCGGGATGACAAAAATGCGCGCAATAGTATTGATAAAGTTTTAGAATTATCTAATTATCTAATTATCTAATTGACTAATTTTCTAATTGCCAAATTATCTAATTTACTTCCCAACAATCTTTTGTAAATGCTCCGGATAACGTGATCCTTCGATTTTTATTTTTGAAGCGGCGTCTTCGATTGCTTCCAAATCTTGTGCGGAAAGTTCTAAAGTTACTGCTCCAAGATTTTCTTCTAAACGATACAATTTTGTTGTTCCGGGAATTGGAACAATCCATGGTTTTTGAGCTAAAATCCACGCTAATGCAATTTGAGCGTTTGTTGCGCCTTTTTCTGTTGCAATTTTTGCTAATAAATCTACTAAAGTCTGATTTGCTTTGCGCGCTTCCGGTGTAAAACGTGGTACAATGTTTCTGAAATCTGTACTATCAAATTTAGTATTTTCATCGATTTTTCCCGTAAGGAAACCTCTTCCAAGCGGACTAAAAGGCACAAATCCGATTCCGAGTTCTTCTAAAGTTGGAAAAACTTCTTCCTCGGGAGTTCTCCACCAAAGCGAATATTCACTTTGCAAAGCAGTAACGGGCTGAACGGCATGCGCACGACGAATACTCTCTGCTCCTGCTTCTGAAAGTCCAAAATGTTTTACTTTTCCTTCCTGAATCAAATCTTTAATCGTTCCTGCAACATCTTCTATCGGGACATTTGGATCAACTCGATGTTGATAATACAAATCGATAACATCTGTATTTAATCTTTTTAGAGAATCTTCAATTCTTTGTTTTATATATTCCGGACGGCTGTTTAAGCCTTTTTTAGAATCACCGTCTTCAAAACCAAATTTTGTCGCAATCACAACTTTATCACGAAATGGCGCCAAAGCTTCTCCTAAAAGTGTTTCGTTCAAAAATGGTCCATAACATTCGGCAGTATCAAAAAAAGTGATTCCTTTTTCATACGCTGAACGCAATAAAGCGATCATTTCTTTTTTGTCATGAGCCGGTCCATATCCAAAACTCATTCCCATACAGCCTAATCCCATAGTTGAGACTTCAAGACCGCTGTTTCCAAGCATACGTTTTTTCATCGTTGTTTTTTAGTTTAAGTTAATTGTCACGAAGGAATTAATACAGAATGTTTTTTTTTAGTTTCACATAGATTGTAGTGTTCGAATAAAACAACTACAATCATTGTCATCCCGAGGAACGAGGGATCTCCATGAGTAGCTCGACAAAGATTGAAAATATACTTTACGGAGTTTCTTGCGGAGATCCCTCGTTCCTCGGGATGACAAAAAATGTGCGTATTAATATTGAATATAAATCTTTAAATT is a window encoding:
- a CDS encoding aldo/keto reductase, yielding MKKRMLGNSGLEVSTMGLGCMGMSFGYGPAHDKKEMIALLRSAYEKGITFFDTAECYGPFLNETLLGEALAPFRDKVVIATKFGFEDGDSKKGLNSRPEYIKQRIEDSLKRLNTDVIDLYYQHRVDPNVPIEDVAGTIKDLIQEGKVKHFGLSEAGAESIRRAHAVQPVTALQSEYSLWWRTPEEEVFPTLEELGIGFVPFSPLGRGFLTGKIDENTKFDSTDFRNIVPRFTPEARKANQTLVDLLAKIATEKGATNAQIALAWILAQKPWIVPIPGTTKLYRLEENLGAVTLELSAQDLEAIEDAASKIKIEGSRYPEHLQKIVGK